From the genome of Deinococcus sp. JMULE3, one region includes:
- the tpiA gene encoding triose-phosphate isomerase: MKNLLALNWKMNKTPTEARAWAQELGEKLEAGQAELAVMAPAITLSALAANLPTGVGFGGQDVSAHESGAYTGEISAAMLKDVGATYAVVGHSERRDYHGETDAVVAAKARQAQANGLTPIVCVGEKLDVREAGEHVPFTLAQLAGSLEGVGTDVVVAYEPVWAIGTGKTATADDAEELAAAIRGALQERYGDAAAGIRVLYGGSVKPDNIASICAKPNVNGALVGGASLKVADVLGMNDALK; the protein is encoded by the coding sequence ATGAAGAACCTGCTGGCACTGAACTGGAAGATGAACAAGACCCCCACCGAGGCCCGCGCCTGGGCGCAGGAACTCGGTGAGAAACTCGAGGCCGGGCAGGCGGAACTGGCCGTCATGGCCCCCGCGATCACCCTGAGCGCGCTGGCCGCTAACCTCCCCACCGGCGTGGGCTTCGGCGGGCAGGACGTGTCCGCGCACGAGTCCGGCGCGTACACCGGCGAGATCAGCGCCGCGATGCTCAAGGACGTCGGCGCGACCTACGCCGTCGTGGGTCACAGCGAGCGCCGCGACTACCACGGCGAGACGGACGCGGTCGTGGCGGCCAAGGCGCGTCAGGCGCAGGCGAACGGCCTGACGCCCATCGTGTGCGTCGGCGAGAAGCTCGATGTGCGCGAGGCAGGTGAGCACGTGCCGTTCACGCTGGCGCAGCTGGCGGGCAGCCTGGAGGGCGTGGGCACCGACGTGGTCGTCGCGTACGAACCCGTCTGGGCGATCGGCACCGGGAAGACCGCCACCGCCGACGACGCCGAGGAACTCGCCGCCGCGATCCGCGGGGCGCTGCAGGAACGGTACGGTGACGCGGCCGCGGGCATCCGCGTGCTGTACGGCGGGAGCGTGAAGCCGGACAACATCGCCAGCATCTGCGCGAAACCGAACGTGAACGGCGCCCTGGTGGGCGGCGCAAGTCTGAAGGTCGCGGACGTGCTGGGCATGAACGACGCGCTGAAGTGA
- a CDS encoding NUDIX domain-containing protein has protein sequence MFRRKKDFYVNARAVIERDGEHGREVLLQVRAKPGQPRTLELPGGQLDPFESIPAALRREVMEETGLTVTAFLDDPRATTSSAPGGDVECLTPAFVYQTTRGPVDSVGFFFRVQVSGDPLTRGDHAEAPRWVPLRDLRTQIQTRPEDFNWLTLAALRHLFTHAWADA, from the coding sequence ATGTTCCGCCGGAAGAAGGACTTCTACGTGAACGCCCGGGCGGTCATCGAACGGGACGGCGAACACGGGCGCGAGGTGCTCCTGCAGGTGCGCGCCAAACCCGGCCAGCCGCGCACGCTGGAACTCCCCGGCGGGCAGCTCGATCCCTTCGAGTCCATCCCGGCCGCCCTGCGCCGCGAGGTCATGGAGGAAACCGGCCTGACCGTCACGGCCTTCCTGGACGACCCGCGCGCCACCACCTCCAGCGCGCCCGGCGGGGACGTGGAGTGCCTGACCCCCGCCTTCGTGTACCAGACCACACGCGGCCCGGTGGACAGCGTCGGCTTCTTCTTCCGCGTGCAGGTCAGCGGCGATCCCCTGACCCGCGGCGACCACGCCGAGGCGCCCCGCTGGGTCCCGCTGCGCGACCTGCGCACCCAGATTCAGACCCGGCCCGAGGACTTCAACTGGCTGACCCTCGCCGCACTGCGCCACCTGTTCACTCACGCCTGGGCGGACGCATGA
- a CDS encoding YceI family protein, which produces MKGHLVVGLAGAALLTGAPAVAAAYAARDGSATFTHTVRFIPVRGTIAGVTASVSLDPTNLAATTGSVTVPVVNLKTGIGLRDTHAKGAEALNTAKFPNATFKLEKLTGGKLVEGQTLSTTASGTLTVKGTSKTVSVPVKATLQGGKVNVSTQFKFNPFDFDVRYPGSSDSVTVDVAFVLNAG; this is translated from the coding sequence ATGAAAGGACATCTGGTGGTGGGACTGGCAGGCGCGGCGCTGTTGACTGGGGCTCCGGCGGTGGCGGCGGCGTACGCGGCGAGGGACGGCTCAGCGACGTTCACGCACACGGTGCGCTTCATCCCGGTGCGGGGCACCATTGCGGGGGTGACGGCCAGCGTGAGCCTGGACCCGACGAATCTCGCGGCGACGACCGGCAGCGTGACGGTCCCCGTGGTGAACCTCAAGACCGGGATCGGCCTGCGCGACACGCACGCCAAGGGCGCTGAGGCGCTGAACACCGCGAAGTTCCCGAACGCGACGTTCAAACTGGAGAAACTGACCGGCGGGAAGCTCGTGGAGGGTCAGACGCTGTCCACCACAGCGTCCGGCACCCTGACGGTGAAGGGCACGTCGAAGACTGTCAGTGTGCCGGTCAAGGCGACGTTGCAGGGCGGGAAGGTGAACGTGAGCACGCAGTTCAAGTTCAATCCCTTCGATTTCGACGTGCGTTACCCGGGGAGTAGCGATTCGGTGACGGTGGACGTGGCGTTCGTGCTGAATGCGGGTTGA
- the gap gene encoding type I glyceraldehyde-3-phosphate dehydrogenase — MKVGINGFGRIGRLVFRVLEARGVEVVAINDLTDNKTLATLLKYDSTAGKFDGTVEYDDASLTVNGKKIHALAERDPAAIKWGEMGVDIVIESTGIFTTREGAGKHIEGGAKKVIITAPAKNEDISIVLGVNEQDYDPAKHHIISNASCTTNSLGAPMKLLDEAFGIEKAIMTTVHSYTNDQRVLDLPHSDLRRARAAAVNIIPTSTGAAKAVSQVYPALKGKFDGTSLRVPTPVGSISDVVVILGRDVTAEEVNDVFRKAAEGSHKGIISYTEDPIVLQDIVGDPHSAIIDGGLTMAMGSLVKFFSWYDNEWGYSNRIADLTQLVQQKG, encoded by the coding sequence ATGAAAGTAGGGATTAACGGCTTCGGCCGCATCGGCCGTCTGGTGTTCCGTGTTCTGGAAGCTCGCGGCGTTGAAGTGGTCGCCATCAACGACCTGACCGACAACAAGACGCTCGCCACCCTTCTGAAGTACGACAGCACCGCCGGTAAGTTCGACGGCACCGTCGAGTACGACGACGCGTCCCTGACCGTGAACGGCAAGAAGATCCACGCGCTCGCCGAACGCGACCCCGCCGCCATCAAGTGGGGCGAGATGGGCGTGGACATCGTCATCGAATCCACCGGCATCTTCACCACCCGCGAGGGCGCCGGCAAGCACATCGAGGGCGGCGCGAAGAAGGTCATCATCACCGCGCCCGCCAAGAACGAGGACATCAGCATCGTCCTGGGCGTCAACGAGCAGGACTACGACCCCGCCAAGCACCACATCATCAGCAACGCCAGCTGCACCACCAACAGCCTCGGCGCGCCCATGAAACTCCTCGATGAAGCCTTCGGCATCGAGAAGGCCATCATGACCACCGTGCACAGCTACACGAACGACCAGCGCGTCCTGGACCTGCCGCACAGCGACCTGCGCCGCGCCCGCGCCGCCGCCGTGAACATCATTCCCACCAGCACCGGCGCCGCCAAGGCCGTGTCCCAGGTGTACCCCGCGCTGAAGGGCAAGTTCGACGGCACCAGCCTGCGCGTGCCCACCCCGGTCGGCAGCATCAGCGACGTGGTCGTCATCCTGGGCCGCGACGTGACCGCCGAGGAAGTCAACGACGTGTTCCGCAAGGCCGCCGAGGGCAGCCACAAGGGCATCATCAGCTACACGGAAGACCCCATCGTGCTGCAGGACATCGTCGGCGACCCGCACAGCGCGATCATCGACGGCGGCCTGACCATGGCCATGGGCAGCCTCGTGAAGTTCTTCAGCTGGTACGACAACGAGTGGGGCTACAGCAACCGCATCGCCGACCTGACCCAGCTGGTCCAGCAGAAAGGCTGA
- a CDS encoding carbohydrate ABC transporter permease: MPDTTLPQTTLVSDPHAQLAAQLKVQRQRRERLRNAAAYAVLILIALIMLYPFYWTLVTSLEPTGNIYEAKILPKALSLRNYLEVFSGTTVPFWRLFLNSVIICILGVTFTTTLATLAAYPLARMRFPGRDLVFYSILILMVLPNEAGLIVNYITTIKLGLLAQTSPLADAARQYLAVVLPGAASIVGLFLLRQAYLGIPQELIEAARIDGARELTIWRRIMLPLATPTIAAFAILEFVAYWNSFLWARVMLPDKNMLPLSAGLLELSGTFSTNSRAVMAGAVITIIPILIVFLMGQKYFMKGLEGAVKG, translated from the coding sequence ATGCCTGACACCACCCTGCCCCAGACCACCCTGGTCAGTGACCCGCACGCGCAACTGGCCGCGCAACTCAAGGTGCAGCGTCAGCGCCGCGAACGGCTGCGCAACGCCGCCGCGTACGCCGTGCTGATCCTGATCGCGCTGATCATGCTCTACCCGTTCTACTGGACGCTCGTCACGTCCCTGGAACCCACCGGGAACATCTACGAGGCCAAGATCCTCCCGAAAGCCCTGAGCCTGCGCAATTACCTGGAAGTATTCAGCGGCACCACCGTTCCTTTCTGGCGACTGTTCCTGAATTCCGTGATCATCTGCATCCTGGGCGTGACGTTCACCACGACCCTCGCCACGCTCGCCGCGTACCCGCTGGCCCGCATGCGCTTCCCCGGCCGGGACCTCGTCTTCTACTCCATCCTGATCCTGATGGTCCTCCCGAACGAGGCCGGCCTGATCGTCAACTACATCACCACCATCAAACTGGGGCTGCTGGCGCAGACCAGTCCCCTGGCGGACGCCGCGCGGCAGTACCTCGCGGTCGTGCTGCCCGGCGCGGCCAGCATCGTGGGCCTGTTCCTGCTGCGGCAGGCGTACCTGGGCATCCCGCAGGAACTCATCGAGGCGGCCCGCATCGACGGCGCGCGCGAACTGACCATCTGGCGGCGCATCATGCTCCCGCTGGCCACCCCGACCATCGCCGCGTTCGCCATCCTGGAATTCGTGGCGTACTGGAACTCGTTCCTGTGGGCGCGCGTCATGCTGCCCGACAAGAACATGCTCCCGCTCTCCGCGGGCCTGCTGGAACTGTCCGGCACGTTCAGCACCAACTCCCGCGCCGTCATGGCGGGCGCCGTCATCACGATCATCCCGATCCTGATCGTGTTCCTGATGGGCCAGAAGTACTTCATGAAAGGCCTGGAAGGCGCGGTCAAGGGCTGA
- a CDS encoding potassium channel family protein, with protein sequence MLRSILWLPGALMVVAVLLDLIITCIQTGEGRLSRAIHRPLYGLLRRAAQHSGRRALLSWATPLIITGTLTAWTLLTWIGWTLIFWSQPGALVGADSGQPATFIACFYFVGYTISTLGLGEIIAPLPFWRVMTDVAAINGFFLLTFAITFVVPVAQARSERRELALLLHRAGPGAQALIVNAVQDHDRGLSSLTGDLQPLLNRLDSAHLNSPYLHRFHDHDRQDALDLHLPALGEALLIIQGALAGECPRGLKRALASVDSLSRTFERTQARHPLLKGAGVPPQPDLTPLREAGLPLNAPEVFREYLHSHAALRARLHAMARAGAWRWDQVATPEVDERPTD encoded by the coding sequence ATGCTCAGGTCCATTCTCTGGCTGCCCGGCGCGCTGATGGTCGTGGCGGTGCTGCTCGACCTGATCATCACGTGCATCCAGACCGGCGAGGGCCGCCTGAGCCGCGCCATCCACCGCCCGCTGTACGGCCTGCTGCGCCGCGCCGCGCAGCACTCCGGACGGCGCGCGCTGCTGTCCTGGGCGACGCCGCTGATCATCACCGGCACCCTCACCGCGTGGACGCTGCTCACCTGGATCGGCTGGACCCTGATCTTCTGGTCGCAGCCCGGTGCGCTGGTCGGCGCGGACAGCGGGCAGCCCGCCACGTTCATCGCGTGCTTCTACTTCGTGGGCTACACCATCAGCACGCTGGGCCTCGGCGAGATCATCGCCCCGCTGCCCTTCTGGCGCGTCATGACCGACGTGGCCGCCATCAACGGGTTCTTCCTCCTGACCTTCGCGATCACGTTCGTCGTGCCGGTCGCGCAGGCCCGGTCCGAGCGGCGCGAGCTGGCGCTGCTGCTGCACCGCGCAGGCCCCGGCGCGCAGGCGCTGATCGTGAACGCCGTGCAGGACCACGACCGGGGCCTGTCCAGCCTCACGGGGGACCTGCAACCCCTCCTGAACCGTCTGGACTCCGCGCACCTGAACTCCCCGTACCTGCACCGCTTCCACGACCATGACCGGCAGGACGCGCTGGACCTGCACCTGCCTGCGCTCGGCGAGGCGCTGCTGATCATCCAGGGTGCGCTGGCAGGGGAGTGCCCACGCGGCCTGAAACGTGCCCTGGCGAGCGTGGACAGCCTGAGCCGCACCTTCGAGCGCACCCAGGCCCGCCACCCCCTCCTGAAAGGCGCCGGGGTGCCCCCGCAGCCGGACCTGACGCCGCTGCGGGAGGCCGGGCTGCCCCTGAACGCCCCGGAGGTCTTCCGCGAATATCTGCACAGCCACGCCGCCCTGCGTGCCCGCCTGCACGCCATGGCCCGCGCCGGAGCGTGGCGCTGGGATCAGGTGGCGACGCCCGAAGTGGACGAACGTCCAACCGATTGA
- a CDS encoding GNAT family N-acetyltransferase: MTTTDVQHRDHTALTEEFARALVAHLNRLRAESHPDDPPTDPANVWGQMQHLPPILELDFWTVEDGGTIVAHARTQAFTVGENGHLAELELMVSPAMRGRGLGRTLMGHAARSMQARGRTLLLSQTNDRVPAGEAFARRAGFQPGLSNHVNRLLLTDIPDGLLDAWTTRPDDGYTLDVWTDGVPEADLDAYAELLNVMNSAPRDDLDVEDHRTTPEEVRSMETLTRAGGRVAVVAVVRAPDGTLAGLTDVSWRPAQPGIVSQGNTGVLPAHRGHQLGRWLKAANVREVQRLNPHATEIRTQNADSNGPMLKINTDLGFRPFMASTVWQGAVTDVLSGLERN; this comes from the coding sequence ATGACCACCACCGACGTCCAGCACCGCGATCACACCGCCCTGACCGAGGAGTTCGCGCGGGCGCTCGTGGCGCACCTGAACCGCCTGCGGGCCGAGTCCCACCCGGACGACCCACCCACGGACCCGGCGAACGTGTGGGGGCAGATGCAGCACCTGCCGCCCATCCTGGAACTGGATTTCTGGACGGTCGAGGACGGCGGGACGATCGTCGCGCACGCGCGCACGCAGGCGTTCACGGTCGGGGAGAACGGGCATCTGGCCGAACTGGAGCTCATGGTCTCCCCTGCCATGCGGGGTCGCGGGCTGGGCCGGACGCTGATGGGCCACGCGGCGCGCTCAATGCAGGCTCGCGGGCGGACGCTGCTGCTCTCGCAGACGAACGACCGCGTGCCCGCCGGGGAGGCCTTCGCTCGTCGCGCCGGGTTCCAGCCGGGCCTGAGCAACCACGTGAACCGCCTGCTGCTGACGGACATCCCGGACGGCCTGCTGGACGCGTGGACGACCCGCCCGGACGACGGGTACACGCTGGACGTCTGGACGGACGGCGTGCCGGAAGCGGACCTGGACGCGTACGCGGAGCTGCTGAACGTCATGAACAGCGCCCCGCGCGACGACCTGGACGTCGAGGACCACCGCACCACCCCCGAGGAGGTCCGCTCGATGGAGACCCTGACCCGCGCCGGGGGCCGGGTGGCGGTCGTGGCGGTCGTCCGCGCGCCCGACGGGACGCTGGCGGGCCTGACGGACGTATCGTGGCGGCCCGCGCAACCCGGCATCGTCAGTCAGGGGAACACCGGGGTGCTGCCCGCGCACCGTGGACACCAGCTGGGCCGCTGGCTGAAGGCCGCGAACGTCCGCGAGGTCCAGCGGCTCAACCCGCACGCGACCGAGATCCGCACGCAGAACGCGGACAGCAACGGCCCCATGCTGAAGATCAACACCGACCTGGGCTTCCGCCCGTTCATGGCGTCCACCGTGTGGCAGGGCGCCGTGACGGACGTGCTGTCCGGACTTGAAAGGAACTGA
- a CDS encoding FAD-dependent oxidoreductase has protein sequence MTLTYRTLDRDWDVIVAGGGTAGAIAGIAAARSGARTLVVEAQGSLGGTGTNAWVTPLMRNVADGQNLNRGLTEELKARLRARGDGATDPSGNDNWFNPEGLKFVLDDLLRESGAEVLFHTQVVQPVMAAGRIESLVVHNKGGLQALRARTFIDATGDADVAALAGVPMSGGDEDGVHQAMSLRFTLAGVDVTRLRDFLNGNGQRQDHPDFLHFWMVWGRRSSLEPLFRQAVEDGVLLERDGDYFQAFSVPGRPGELSFNCPRIRADLHDGTDPWQLSETQLDGRQAITRLTAFCRAYLPGCEHAFIGVVAPMVGVRETRRIHGEYTLTVTDILDCARFPDGICRNHYPVDIHSVRGGAKLLHEREGTAPYFAPGAFHDIPLRAIIPLNVTNLLVPGRAASSTFEAQSSIRVQQNCHSMGEAAGIAAAWAAQRHVGEVRAVNPDDLRTELTARGALV, from the coding sequence ATGACCCTGACCTACCGCACGCTGGACCGCGACTGGGACGTGATCGTCGCCGGGGGCGGCACCGCCGGGGCCATCGCGGGCATCGCCGCCGCCCGCAGTGGGGCGCGCACGCTGGTGGTCGAGGCGCAGGGGAGCCTGGGCGGCACCGGCACGAACGCCTGGGTGACACCGCTGATGCGCAACGTCGCGGACGGTCAGAACCTCAACCGGGGCCTGACCGAGGAACTCAAGGCCCGCCTGCGGGCGCGCGGCGACGGCGCGACGGACCCGTCCGGGAACGACAATTGGTTCAACCCGGAGGGCCTGAAGTTCGTGCTGGACGACCTCCTGCGCGAATCCGGCGCGGAGGTGCTGTTCCACACTCAGGTCGTGCAGCCCGTCATGGCTGCCGGGCGGATCGAGTCGCTGGTCGTGCACAACAAGGGAGGATTGCAGGCCCTGCGTGCCCGGACGTTCATCGACGCGACCGGAGACGCCGACGTGGCCGCGCTGGCGGGCGTCCCCATGAGCGGCGGGGACGAGGACGGCGTGCATCAGGCCATGAGCCTGCGCTTCACGCTGGCCGGGGTGGACGTCACCCGGCTGCGCGATTTCCTGAACGGGAACGGGCAGCGGCAGGACCATCCGGACTTCCTGCACTTCTGGATGGTCTGGGGTCGCCGCAGCAGTCTGGAACCCCTCTTCCGGCAGGCAGTCGAGGATGGCGTCCTGCTGGAACGCGACGGGGACTACTTCCAGGCATTCAGTGTCCCCGGTCGCCCCGGCGAACTCAGCTTCAACTGCCCACGCATCCGCGCCGACCTGCACGACGGCACCGACCCCTGGCAGCTCAGCGAGACGCAACTGGACGGGCGGCAGGCCATCACGCGCCTCACGGCGTTCTGCCGCGCGTACCTGCCCGGCTGCGAGCACGCTTTCATCGGCGTGGTCGCCCCGATGGTCGGCGTGCGCGAAACCCGGCGCATTCACGGGGAGTACACGCTGACCGTCACGGACATCCTCGACTGCGCCCGCTTCCCGGACGGCATCTGCCGCAACCACTACCCCGTGGACATTCACTCCGTCAGGGGCGGCGCGAAACTGCTGCATGAACGCGAGGGCACCGCGCCGTACTTCGCGCCCGGCGCGTTCCACGACATCCCGCTGCGCGCCATCATCCCGCTGAACGTCACGAACCTGCTCGTACCGGGCCGCGCGGCGAGCAGCACCTTCGAGGCGCAGTCCAGCATCCGCGTGCAGCAGAACTGCCACTCCATGGGCGAGGCCGCCGGGATCGCCGCCGCCTGGGCCGCCCAGCGCCACGTGGGCGAGGTCCGGGCCGTCAACCCGGACGACCTCCGCACTGAACTGACCGCGCGCGGCGCGCTGGTCTGA
- the pgk gene encoding phosphoglycerate kinase has translation MQNLSQLDVQGKRVLVRVDYNVPVKDGVVQDDTRVTASLPTISALLEAGARNVILMSHFGRPKNGPEEKYSLKPVAPVLEKVLGRPVTFIAGTADSDETLAAVQALPEGAVALLENVRFSAGEEKNEEGLNGRLARLGDAFVLDAFGSAHRAHSSVSGVAAQLPHAAGTLLQTEVDALGKLLDGAERPYVVIIGGAKVSDKIKVIENLLPRVDKLLIGGGMAYTFIKSQGGKIGDSIHEDDQLDLAARLLREYGDKIMLPVDVIAADAFSADANTQVVASNAIPDGWQGLDAGPETVTLYSEALKGAKTVFWNGPLGVFEFAKFAGGTNAVAAAVGSLKNQAYTVVGGGDSVSAINRSGKADQIDHISTGGGASLELLEGKALPGVEAMK, from the coding sequence ATGCAGAACCTCAGTCAGCTGGATGTGCAGGGCAAGCGCGTGCTGGTGCGCGTGGATTACAACGTTCCCGTCAAGGACGGCGTGGTGCAGGACGACACGCGCGTCACCGCCAGCCTCCCCACCATCAGCGCGCTGCTGGAGGCCGGCGCGCGCAACGTGATCCTGATGAGCCACTTCGGCCGCCCGAAGAACGGCCCCGAGGAGAAGTACAGCCTGAAGCCGGTCGCGCCCGTGCTGGAGAAGGTGCTGGGCCGCCCTGTGACGTTCATCGCGGGAACCGCCGACAGTGACGAGACCCTGGCCGCCGTGCAGGCCCTGCCCGAGGGCGCGGTGGCGCTGCTGGAGAACGTGCGCTTCAGCGCGGGCGAGGAGAAGAACGAAGAGGGCCTGAACGGCAGGCTGGCCCGCCTGGGCGACGCGTTCGTGCTGGACGCCTTCGGCAGCGCCCACCGCGCGCACTCGTCAGTCAGTGGCGTGGCGGCGCAGCTGCCCCACGCGGCGGGCACGCTGCTGCAGACCGAGGTGGACGCGCTGGGCAAGCTGCTCGACGGCGCCGAACGGCCGTACGTGGTGATCATCGGCGGCGCGAAGGTCAGCGACAAGATCAAGGTCATCGAGAACCTGCTGCCCCGCGTGGACAAGCTGCTGATCGGCGGCGGCATGGCGTACACGTTCATCAAGTCGCAGGGCGGGAAGATCGGCGACAGCATCCACGAGGACGACCAGCTCGACCTCGCGGCGCGACTGCTGCGCGAGTACGGCGACAAGATCATGCTGCCCGTGGACGTGATCGCCGCTGACGCGTTCAGCGCCGACGCGAACACCCAGGTGGTCGCCAGCAACGCCATTCCTGACGGCTGGCAGGGCCTGGACGCGGGCCCCGAGACGGTCACGCTGTACAGCGAGGCGCTGAAGGGCGCGAAGACCGTGTTCTGGAACGGTCCGCTGGGCGTGTTCGAGTTCGCGAAGTTCGCGGGCGGCACGAACGCCGTCGCGGCCGCCGTGGGCAGCCTGAAGAACCAGGCGTACACCGTCGTGGGCGGCGGGGACTCCGTCAGCGCGATCAACAGGAGCGGCAAGGCCGACCAGATCGACCACATCAGCACCGGCGGCGGCGCCAGCCTGGAACTGCTGGAAGGCAAGGCCCTGCCCGGCGTCGAGGCGATGAAGTAA
- a CDS encoding acyl-CoA dehydrogenase: MTVTEADHGMSFALSSDQRLIVEHVRDYARAEIAPLAAQFDRSGDYPREQLRGLADLGLMGATVPEAWGGAGLDSVTYALCLEEVAAADASVAVIVSVQNGLPEQMILRYGSDAQRDRYLRPLAAGQHIGAFCLTESGAGSDAASLRLQATRDGDDWVLNGTKAWITSGGQADTYLVMARTGSQGARGVSCFIVENGTPGLSFGKPEEKLGLHASHTTTVTFDGVRVPQANMVGEEGQGLIIALSSLDAGRIGIAMQALGIARAAMEHATRYAAEREQFGKPLREFEGVSFKIARMAARIESARLVALKAAWLKDQGRPYGKEASIAKLLASEAAVDVTRDAIQIFGGNGYSREYPVERLYRDAKVTEIYEGTSEIQQLVISRAVFGELT; encoded by the coding sequence ATGACCGTCACCGAAGCCGACCACGGCATGTCCTTCGCGCTGAGCAGCGACCAGCGCCTGATCGTCGAGCACGTCCGCGACTACGCCCGAGCCGAGATCGCCCCGCTGGCCGCGCAGTTCGACCGCAGCGGCGACTACCCCCGCGAGCAGCTGCGCGGCCTCGCCGACCTGGGCCTGATGGGCGCCACCGTCCCCGAAGCGTGGGGCGGCGCGGGCCTGGACTCCGTCACGTACGCCCTGTGCCTGGAGGAAGTCGCCGCCGCCGACGCCAGTGTCGCCGTGATCGTCAGCGTGCAGAACGGCCTGCCCGAGCAGATGATCCTCCGCTACGGCAGCGACGCGCAGCGGGACCGCTACCTGCGCCCCCTGGCTGCCGGGCAGCACATCGGCGCGTTCTGCCTGACCGAGAGCGGCGCGGGCAGCGACGCCGCCAGCCTGCGCCTGCAGGCCACCCGCGACGGGGACGACTGGGTGCTGAACGGCACGAAAGCCTGGATCACCAGCGGCGGTCAGGCGGACACGTACCTCGTCATGGCCCGCACCGGCTCTCAAGGCGCGCGCGGCGTGTCCTGCTTCATCGTCGAAAACGGAACGCCGGGCCTGAGCTTCGGGAAGCCCGAGGAGAAACTCGGCCTGCACGCCAGCCACACGACCACCGTCACCTTCGACGGGGTGCGCGTTCCGCAGGCGAACATGGTCGGCGAGGAAGGCCAGGGCCTGATCATCGCGCTGTCCAGCCTGGACGCGGGCCGCATCGGGATCGCCATGCAGGCCCTCGGGATCGCGCGGGCCGCGATGGAACACGCCACCCGCTATGCGGCCGAACGCGAGCAGTTCGGCAAGCCCCTGCGGGAATTCGAGGGCGTGTCCTTCAAGATCGCCCGCATGGCCGCCCGCATCGAGAGCGCCCGTCTGGTCGCGCTGAAGGCCGCCTGGCTGAAGGACCAGGGGCGCCCGTACGGCAAGGAGGCCAGCATCGCCAAGCTGCTCGCCAGCGAGGCCGCCGTGGACGTCACGCGTGACGCCATCCAGATCTTCGGGGGGAACGGCTACAGCCGCGAGTACCCCGTCGAGCGTCTGTACCGCGACGCGAAGGTCACCGAGATCTACGAGGGCACCAGCGAGATCCAGCAACTCGTGATCAGCCGCGCGGTCTTTGGCGAACTGACCTGA
- a CDS encoding alpha/beta fold hydrolase, translated as MTRRSRLSPRVRVWLVAGLSLVGGYVIATARQVVVRPPLVLGQDAVSGPQSREARVTLEQAGGSVIRVRPVTGEAGTLLVFYPGGLVRPQAYEWLGRALAARGVETVIPVFPLDLAVTAANRADALIATYGAGKRVVIAGHSLGGAMAAQYAARHAGRVQGLILMAAYPAGNVSLKGQSLPALSLLAERDAVADPAAVRGGLERLPDGATLTVIPGAVHAFFGRYGPQKGDGEPSVSRAQAEGDILNAVTGFLGRL; from the coding sequence GTGACCCGCCGTTCCCGCCTGTCGCCCCGGGTGCGGGTGTGGCTGGTGGCGGGTCTGTCCCTGGTCGGCGGGTACGTGATTGCCACGGCCCGGCAGGTGGTGGTCCGGCCGCCGCTGGTGCTCGGGCAGGACGCGGTCAGTGGTCCGCAGAGCCGCGAGGCGCGCGTCACGCTGGAGCAGGCGGGTGGGTCCGTGATTCGTGTCCGGCCCGTGACGGGGGAGGCGGGGACCCTGCTGGTCTTCTATCCGGGGGGGCTGGTGCGTCCGCAGGCGTACGAGTGGCTGGGCCGCGCCCTGGCCGCCCGTGGGGTCGAGACGGTCATCCCGGTGTTCCCGCTGGACCTGGCGGTCACGGCTGCGAACCGCGCGGACGCCCTGATCGCCACGTACGGGGCCGGGAAGCGCGTGGTGATCGCGGGGCATTCGCTGGGCGGCGCGATGGCCGCGCAGTACGCCGCGCGTCACGCGGGTCGGGTGCAGGGCCTGATCCTGATGGCCGCGTACCCCGCCGGGAACGTCAGTCTGAAGGGTCAGTCGCTGCCGGCGCTGTCCCTGCTGGCCGAGCGGGACGCCGTGGCGGATCCGGCTGCGGTGCGTGGTGGCCTGGAGCGTCTGCCGGACGGCGCGACCCTGACGGTCATTCCGGGCGCGGTGCACGCGTTCTTCGGGCGGTACGGTCCGCAGAAGGGCGACGGGGAACCCAGCGTGAGCCGCGCGCAGGCGGAGGGTGACATTCTGAACGCCGTCACGGGGTTCCTGGGTCGCCTGTGA